From one Solanum lycopersicum chromosome 12, SLM_r2.1 genomic stretch:
- the LOC101251360 gene encoding uncharacterized protein yields the protein MEDQVLQKGNSKRDAVSVREYYCYKLQMRNDDKDEILHIGRLLQQYVVDAYITLETPILDFVSFNQDLFRMSILQGLFDVLRLGERDASSVGKQTFQPNSFTGGPRDMRQRYMDAIALVQNFGKPDLFITMTCNPSWPKLKEHLSSSDEVQNRPDLISRIFRAKVEELKTDILERNIFGKVVAYMYTIEFQKRGLPHAHFLIILSNEHKLLTAEAYDDIIRAELPDENTESDLRRLVIKHMMLGPCGEIVKVRQQYLDNSWVVPYNPYLLGKFNCHINVEVCSDIKVVKYLYKYICNGHDKIAFSVQNNDAPIEIDEVKEYRSARWISPPEDVWCLFGFAINEMSPSIYRLQLHLQGQQFVSFKSNTDINSILNNPTMRKTMLTEFFYMNKTDKYDIELNLLYKQFPEYFVWLSSGKFWASRKKHCVVGRIMTCHPTEGKQYYLRLLLMHVRAPTSYEDLLTVDGERCTTFRESVEKRGLLLCDNSFVDCMSEAASYQMPIV from the exons ATGGAAGACCAGGTTTTACAAAAAGGAAACAGTAAAAGAGATGCAGTTTCGGTTCGagaatattattgttataaacTTCAAATGAGAAATGATGACAAAGATGAAATTTTGCATATAGGAAGATTATTACAACAATATGTTGTTGATGCATACATAACACTAGAAACACCGATATTGGACTTTGTTTCATTTAATCAAGATTTGTTCAGAATGAGTATACTACAAGGACTTTTTGATGTTTTAAGACTTGGTGAACGAGATGCTTCTAGTGTTGGAAAACAAACATTTCAACCAAATTCCTTTACAGGTGGACCTAGAGATATGCGCCAACGTTATATGGATGCTATCGcattagttcaaaattttgGAAAGCCTGATCTATTTATAACTATGACATGTAATCCATCTTGGccaaaattaaaagaacatCTATCGTCAAGTGATGAGGTACAAAATAGGCCTGATCTGATTAGCCGAATATTCAGAGCTAAAGTAGAAGAATTGAAAACGGATATACTCGAGCGAAATATCTTTGGAAAGGTTGTTGCTTATATGTACACTATCGAGTTTCAGAAACGGGGTTTACCCCATGCTCATTTCCTTATTATATTGAGTAATGAGCACAAACTATTAACAGCAGAGGCATATGATGATATAATTAGAGCAGAATTACCAGATGAAAATACAGAATCAGATTTACGCAGGCTTGTCATTAAGCATATGATGCTTGGTCCTTGTG GAGAAATTGTGAAAGTGAGACAGCAATACTTAGATAACTCTTGGGTGGTTCCATACAATCCGTATTTACTTGGAAAATTCAACTGCcatataaatgttgaagtttgCTCCGACATCAAAGTTGTGAAGTATCTCTACAAATACATTTGTAATGGCCATGACAAAATTGCTTTTTCTGTACAAAATAATGATGCACCCATAGAGATAGATGAGGTAAAGGAATATCGATCGGCTAGGTGGATTTCTCCTCCAGAGGATGTATGGTGTCTCTTTGGTTTTGCTATAAATGAAATGTCTCCCAGCATTTATCGCCTTCAGTTACACCTTCAAGGCCAacaatttgtttcttttaagaGCAATACAGATATAAATTCAATTCTGAACAATCCAACGATGAGAAAAACAATGTTAACTGaatttttctatatgaacaaAACTGACAAATATGATATTGAACTCAACTTACTGTACAAACAGTTCCCTGAGTATTTTGTGTGGTTATCCAGTGGCAAATTTTGGGCAAGTAGGAAAAAACATTGTGTTGTTGGACGAATTATGACATGCCACCCTACAGAGGGAAAACAATATTATCTTCGATTACTTTTAATGCATGTTCGAGCGCCAACATCATACGAGGATCTTCTAACAGTGGATGGAGAGCGTTGTACTACTTTTAGAGAATCTGTGGAGAAAAGAGGATTATTACTTTGTGATAACAGCTTCGTAGACTGTATGTCTGAAGCTGCCAGTTATCAGATGCCCATAGTTTAA